The Hyperthermus butylicus DSM 5456 genome includes a region encoding these proteins:
- a CDS encoding succinate dehydrogenase/fumarate reductase iron-sulfur subunit, with protein sequence MAERLGSIPEPPKEVIFRIKRYDPETGRSWWQEYRVQTYRGMTVLDALIWIKERLDPTLSMRYSCRQGVCGSCGMLINGTPRLACQTQVGAIATNEKPVVTVEPLPNFPVVRDLVTDFTRFFEKHRAIMPYIIRRNPREVDEAKYEFLMSPEEHMEIYQYSLCIMCGLCYAACPVAASDPEYLGPQALTQAYRFIVDVRDEGAEKRIAVVDTEHGCHRCHFAASCSAVCPKDVDPAAAIQRLRRIVFLDKLGLWRKRKTSKVAGPLEKPLRQVKAEYPKHNLLEGVDPEQQAREPVNIDLHEEWLRE encoded by the coding sequence ATGGCCGAGAGGCTCGGCTCGATACCCGAGCCACCGAAGGAGGTAATCTTTCGGATTAAACGCTACGATCCCGAGACAGGGAGAAGCTGGTGGCAAGAGTACAGGGTGCAGACATACCGAGGCATGACGGTGCTTGACGCCCTGATATGGATTAAGGAGCGTCTGGACCCGACGCTGTCGATGAGGTATAGCTGCCGCCAGGGCGTCTGTGGGAGCTGTGGAATGCTGATAAATGGTACCCCGAGGCTCGCTTGTCAGACACAAGTGGGGGCAATAGCCACCAATGAGAAGCCAGTGGTTACCGTGGAGCCGTTGCCAAACTTTCCGGTGGTACGTGACCTCGTAACAGACTTTACAAGGTTCTTCGAGAAGCATAGAGCCATAATGCCCTACATCATAAGGCGGAACCCCAGGGAGGTTGACGAAGCCAAATACGAGTTTCTGATGAGCCCCGAGGAGCACATGGAAATATACCAGTACAGCCTATGTATAATGTGTGGCCTATGCTATGCAGCCTGCCCAGTAGCAGCCTCCGACCCCGAGTACCTTGGGCCGCAAGCGCTAACCCAGGCCTATAGGTTCATAGTAGATGTCCGCGATGAAGGTGCAGAGAAGAGGATAGCAGTAGTAGATACAGAGCACGGCTGCCACCGCTGCCACTTTGCGGCCTCATGCAGCGCGGTCTGCCCCAAGGACGTGGATCCAGCGGCGGCGATACAGAGGCTGAGGAGAATAGTCTTCCTAGACAAGCTAGGCCTCTGGAGGAAGAGGAAGACATCAAAGGTTGCGGGTCCATTGGAGAAGCCGCTAAGACAAGTAAAGGCTGAGTACCCCAAGCACAACCTGCTAGAAGGCGTAGACCCCGAGCAACAGGCGAGGGAGCCGGTAAACATAGACCTCCACGAGGAGTGGCTC